The genomic region CCGGGTTAAAAAAGGCCAATTCCGCATTATTTACCACTGCCACTCCAGTGTGTCCCATAGCAAGTCCACGTTGTCCCTGTAGACTTACCCTGTAACCACCGGCATAAGTTGTGGCCGTGGCCAATAATACCAGGCCAAGTAAAAATAGTCTTTTCATAATTTAATTAGGATTATATTTAATATGTCTTAAAAAGCTAGCGCCAAAAATAGCATAAAATAGATATTATGCAACAATTCAGCGGTATTTATTATGCATACATAATAAATTTAGAAAGATTTTAAACAAATCTCACTACAGCCTCGTAGAAGTCCTCCATATTTTCAGCATGAACCCAATGACCGGCATTTTTAATTTCCTGAATTTCAGCGAATGGAAATTGCCTTTTGATATCAGTTTCATCCTCCGGTTTTATATAATCTGAATTTTCCCCTTTCACGAAAAGTGCAGGACCCTGGTAGGATTTATCCACTGGCAGAGCCTCCCCAATATTTTCGATATTCTCTTTAAGAACATCAAGATTCAGCTTTAAGGACAGCTGCTTCTTTGTCTTCCAGTAAAGATTTTTCAGTAAAAATAATCTTACACCGGTTTCGGGTATATATTCTTTCAAAAAATCCTCAGCATCTCCCCTAGAGGTCAGTTTAGCTTCATCTAACGCAGTTAGGCCTTTCAAGATCTGTTGGTGATGGGGAGCGTAATATTTTGGAGCAATATCTACTACTATCAATTTCTCTACCAGATCTTCATTTTTACATGCCGCAAGCATAGCGGTTTTCCCGCCCATAGAATGACCTAGCAAAATAATACTCTTTAAATTTTTTGTGTCACAATATTCCTTTATGTCCTTAGCCATTAGCTCATAGGAAAAATCATCACTGTGCGGACTTTTTCCGTGGTTACGCTGGTCTATTAAATGAACCTGAAATCCATCTTTTGCGAATTGTTTCCCTAAGGTTTTCCAGTTATCGCTCATCCCTAAAAAACCATGCAGGATAAGAAAGGGCTTACCTTCTCCAAGAATTGTAGAATGTAACTCCATCTATTTTAAAAGTTTTAAATATTCATAAATAGTTTTTTCAAGGCCCAGATAAAGTGCTTCTGAGATCAACGCATGACCTATAGAAACCTCAGCTAGATGCGGAACATTATCCTTAAAGAACTTTAGATTTTCAAGAGACAGATCGTGACCCGCATTTACCCCAAGCCCGAGTTTATGAGCAAGTTCAGCACATTCGGCATATGGTTTAGCTGCATCCTGATTACCTTTCGCATAATTTACCGCAAAAGCTTCGGTATATAATTCGATCCTGTCAGTGCCGGTTTCAGCAGCACCTTCAATGAATTTCTTTACCGGATCTACAAAAATGGAAGTTCTTATTCCGTGTGATTTGAATTTTGCGATCACCTCCTTCAAATAATCTTTATGCTTTATAGTATCCCAACCAGCGTTAGAAGTAATGGCATCCTCTGCATCTGGCACCAGAGTGACCTGCGCCGGTCGTGTTTCCAATACGAGGTCTAAGAATTGCTGAATAGGCTTGCCTTCAATGTTGAATTCTGTAGTAAGCACCGGTTTAAGATCTTTAACGTCTGCATACCTAATATGTCTTTCATCTGGCCTGGGATGTACTGTGATTCCCTCCGCTCCAAACGATTCAATCTTTCTGGCTGCTTCCACAACATTTGGCATATCCCCTCCACGAGCATTTCTCAAAGTGGCTATTTTATTGATATTGACACTTAATTTCGTCATTTTTCCCTTGTTTTATTAACAAAAATACAAAGTGCAGTCTGCTTCAATGAATTTTATTTTGATTAATTTGCAGAAAAGGAAACGAAAAAAATGAGTTTGGAAAAACACATATTGAATGATGTAGGAATTTTAAGTGTTTCTGATAATATCGGAGACATTCAGAAACTTTTTAATCAACTAACCTATACTCATCTTCCTGTAGAAAGCGAAGGTGCGTATGTTGGCTGTATTTCCGAAAATGATATCAGATGCTTTGAGAATAAAAAAACCATCGATGATTACCGCTATGCGTTAGAAGGATTTTATGTTAGAGAAAGTAATTATTGGCTAGACAGTCTTGAGGCTTTCGCACAGAACAATTCTAATATCCTCCCGGTTCTTGATGATAACAATAATTATCTGGGTTACGTAGAACTGAATGAGATGATCTCCTTGTTCAAGGAAACACCATTTTTACACGAACCCGGCAATATCCTGGTCATAGAAAAGGCATTTAAGGATTTTACCTTTGGAGAAGTTAGCCAGATCGTAGAATCTAATAACGCCCACCTTCTGGGAGCGTTTGTTTCTAAAATGGAAGATGACATGGCCGAGATCACAATAAAGGTCACACCTTCGGGAATGAACGAGATCATCCAGGCCTTTAGAAGATATGGATACATCATCATATCTGAACATCAGGAAGATACTTTCAACAAAAACCTCAAGGACAGGTCACAATACCTTGATAAATATCTGAACATATAATTTATGAAAATAGGCATTTACGGTCAGTTTTACCATGCCAATGCTGCACAGTACATAGGCCAGCTACTGGAACTTTTAGACAAAAAGAATATTGAAGTTTTAATCGAAGAAGATTTTCTGAAATTAATTCACAGCAACAACAGCATAGAAAAAGATTACGACCATTTTAGTGCTTTTGAAGAATTAGATAACTCCTATGACCTTTTTTTCTGTATAGGTGGCGATGGTACTATTTTAAAGTCTATAAATTATATTCGCAACCTTGACATCCCTATTGTGGGGATAAACACGGGAAGGCTAGGTTTTCTGGCTACTATCCAAAAAGAACAGATAGAAAGTACTCTCGATGAAATTCTCGAGAAAAAATTCAGCCTTTCTCCAAGATCTGTTTTGACAATAGAAACAAATCCCAAAAATTTTGATCCTGTTTTTTCTCATATCGCGCTCAATGAGATCGCCGTTAGCAGGAAAAACACTACTTCCATGATCACGGTAGATACCTGGCTGGACGATCAATATCTTACCTCATATTGGGCAGATGGCCTTATCGTCTCTACTCCCACCGGTTCAACGGGATATTCGCTCAGCTGCGGAGGACCAGTAATCACACCAGATGCAGATTCCCTGGTGATCACACCTATTGCACCGCACAACCTGAATGCCAGGCCATTGGTAATTAAAGATCATACCAGGATCAAGTTAAAAGTTTCGGGCCGGGAAAACACCCATTTAGTATCAATGGATTCCCGAATTGCAACTTTAGAGAACGATACTGAGATCATTATCACGAAAGCACCCTACACCATTAATTTTGTTGAATTAAGAGAAGATAGTTTTTTAAATACTCTTCGAAAAAAACTGCTTTGGGGCGAAGACAAGCGTAACTAAGCAATAAAATCTTCCAAAAGCTGTTTATAATTATGCACAAATCTGCTCAAATTATTGCAGAGCAAACAGAATTGTTATATTTGCAAACTTTTGAAAACCTATGAGGTACCTTATCGCATTTGTAGTGATGGCATTTTTTACAACAACCACATACTCGCAGCAAGTCGAGGTTGGAGTTTTTGCCGGAGGTGCAAATTTTATTGGTGATGTGGGTCGAACCAATTATATTCTACCAAATACGCCGGTAGGAGGTTTGATCGCAAAATGGAATCGAAGCAGCAGGCATGCTCTAAGATTATCCTTGCTATATGCAGAGATTTCTGCAGATGACACTAAATCTTCAGATACCAGAAGGCAGCAGCGAGGCTATTCTTTTGAAAATACAATTGCCGAAGCTTCATTAGGATTAGAATTCAATTTCTGGGATTTTGATCTTACGAACCCATTACCGCAAAGCACGCCGTATCTTTACACAGGGATCACCTATTTTAGGGCAGATCACGTCTGGCTAAAGAACGGAAGGGCCAATAACCTGGTGAACGAAGGTTCAAATTATGAATTCGCGATCCCAATGGTTATGGGATATAAAGAAGCGGTCACAGAGCACATCATAGGCGCATTCGAAATTGGAGCAAGGTATACGCTTACCGATAACCTTGACGGTAGCTGGCCGGAGGAATATTTGGGGCGTAGAGAACCTTCCGCAGAATTCGGAAACAGAAACACAAAAGATTGGTATGTATTTACCGGTATAACATTCACATTTACCTTTGGCCGAAAGCCATGTTATTGCTTTTAAATGAATTATAAAGACAATTTAAACCTTGATAAATTACCCGAGCACATCGCCATAATAATGGATGGCAATGGTCGCTGGGCGAAGCAAAAAGGTTTCCTCAGGGCTTCTGGACATAAAGAAGGCACGAAAGCGGTGAGGGATATTGTTGAAGGCTGCGCTGAAATTGGAGTGAAAAATCTTACTCTATATGCTTTTTCCACAGAAAATTGGAATCGCCCGAAATTAGAAGTTGACACGTTGATGAAACTTCTGGTTTCTTCCTTAAAAAAAGAAATGAAAACCCTGAAAGATAATGAGATCAGGCTGAATTCCATTGGGAACATTTCCAGTTTACCTACCAAAGCAAAGAAAGAATTGTTAGATGTGATTGAAAAAACTTCTGGCAACAAGCGCATGACTCTAACCCTTGCGTTAAGCTATGGTAGCAGGGAAGAAATTACAAATTGCATCACTCAGATTGCTGCTAAAGTAAAAAGTGATGAATTAACCCTTGATGCAGTTGATGAATCCGTTATAAATGAGCATCTTTACACCCGAAATTTACCAGATGTAGATCTTTTGATCCGCACTAGTGGTGAACAGCGTATAAGCAACTTCCTTTTGTGGCAAATCGCTTATGCCGAATTGTATTTTACGAAAATCTTATGGCCAGATTACAGAAGAGAAGACCTTTTTGAAGCCATATACAACTATCAAAACAGAGAAAGAAGATTTGGAAAAACAAGTGAGCAACTCAGTTAGTGCATTCATGACGAAAAAGATTTTTACACTTTTTGCATTTTTTTTCATATTCAGTATAGCTGCCAAAGCACAGGACCTACCCCTTGGAGATTCTAAAAAATATACTATTGGAGATATAAAAGTCACCGGAACCACCACTTATAACGAACAAACGGTAATTGCCTATACCGGTCTAAAAGAAGGTGAAGAGATCTACATTCCAGGTGAAAAATTACGGGACGTAATTAACAAATTATGGAAACTGGACCTGTTTAGTGATATCAATTTCTACATTACCAATGTAGAGGGAAATGTTGCAGACCTTGAACTTGAAATCCAGGAAGTTCCTGTGTTGAACAAGGTTAGTTTCGCCGGAATAAAAAAGAAAAGCGAGAAAGAAGAACTTATTGATGAAAATGACCTTAAACCAGGAGTTAAGGTTACAGAGAACCTAATCACTACTTCCAAAAACTATATTGAAAACAAATACAAGAAAGAAGGTTACTTCAACGCTAAGGTAGACATAAGGACTTCTGAAGTTGCAGACACCGCAAACGCCAACAGGGTGAACATGGTGGTTGATGTAAACCAGGGTGATCGTGTAAAGATCTCTGATATTGAATTCACAGGAAACGAGGAATTATCTGATGCTAAACTGAAACGAAATATGAAGAACACTAAGCAAAAGAATCTTTTCAGATTCTGGAAGCGTTCTAAATTCGTTCGAAACGATTATCAGGAAGACAAAGAATCTATTATAGATAAATACAAGGAAGAAGGTTTTAGAGATGCCAGAATAACTTCAGATACTCTTATCAAAAAAGACGAGGAGAACATAGCCTTAAGATTGGAGATCGAAGAAGGAAATCAGTACTACATTGGGAATATCGATTTTCTTGGGAATAACGAATATTCAGATTCTCAGCTTAGCCGTTTCTTAGGGGTTAAAAAGGGAGATATTTACAATGGAGTTCTGTTGGATGAAAGAGTTCAGGGAAGAGAACCTAATAAAACCTCTATCGCTAACGAATACCAGAACAATGGTTATTTATTCTCAAATATTGACCTTGTAGAGACCAACGTATATAATGATACGATAGATTTTGAGATCAGGATCGTGGAAGGAAAAGAAGCTTATTTTGATGAAATCAGGGTTACCGGTAACGACAAGACTAAAGACCATGTGATTTACCGTGAACTTAGAACCAAGCCAGGACAGAAATATAGCCAGGAAGCGGTAGTTGCTACGGTACGTGAACTTGGTGCTTTAGGTTTCTTTGATGCAGAGCAGTTAAATCCTGAATTCGTAGATCCAGATCCAAGAGAAGGTACATTAAGTTTGGAATATCAGGTAGTAGAAGCAGGAGCCAGCCAGATAGAACTTCAGGGTGGTTACGGTGGAGGTGGCTTCATTGGTACACTTGGTCTATCTTTCAACAACTTCTCCATTCAGGGACTTTTTGATAAAGATGCGTATAGACCAATCCCAATGGGAGACGGCCAAACCCTTTCCTTGAGAGCACAGGCGAGTACTTTTTACCAGACCTATAGCCTTTCTTTCAGAGAGCCATGGTTAGGAGGTAAAAGGCCAGTGAGTCTATCAACTTCTTTCAGCTATACAAGACAGTTCCTTTATGACTATGTAGAAAGAGAAGCAGATAAAAGCAGGAGTTTTGATATACTTGGGGTAAGCGTAGGACTTGCGAAAAGGTTAACTGCCCCAGACCAGTATGTAACTATATCGAATGTTGTTGGTTTCCAGAGATATGATCTGAACAACTACAACACAGGTTTATTTACTTTTGGAAATGGACACTCTAACAACTTATACTATCAGTTAGGGATCACTAGAGATAATACAAGGGTGAACCCGATCTTCCCAACAGGAGGATCTAAATTTGCTTTTACAGCCAAGTTAACACCTCCTTACTCTTTATGGAATGGTGTAGATTATGCAAATCTTGAGAATCTAGACGAATACCAGTTAAGAGATGAGGACGGCAATCTTATAGACCAGCAGGGTAACAGGGTAACTCCTGAAAATTCAGTTCCAGATCAGGAAAAGGTAGACCAGAAGAAATATAACTGGCTGGAATTCTATAAAATTAAATTCGCCGGAACATGGTACACCAACCTTTTCAGCTTTGGACCAAGTAGTAACCTTGTTCTAAGAACACACGCTGAATACGGTTTCCTTGGAGCATACAATAACGAAAGAGGAGTTCCTCCATTTGAAAGATTTTATTTAGGTGGTGATGG from Gramella sp. MT6 harbors:
- a CDS encoding acetoin utilization protein acuB — protein: MSLEKHILNDVGILSVSDNIGDIQKLFNQLTYTHLPVESEGAYVGCISENDIRCFENKKTIDDYRYALEGFYVRESNYWLDSLEAFAQNNSNILPVLDDNNNYLGYVELNEMISLFKETPFLHEPGNILVIEKAFKDFTFGEVSQIVESNNAHLLGAFVSKMEDDMAEITIKVTPSGMNEIIQAFRRYGYIIISEHQEDTFNKNLKDRSQYLDKYLNI
- a CDS encoding DUF6089 family protein, which translates into the protein MRYLIAFVVMAFFTTTTYSQQVEVGVFAGGANFIGDVGRTNYILPNTPVGGLIAKWNRSSRHALRLSLLYAEISADDTKSSDTRRQQRGYSFENTIAEASLGLEFNFWDFDLTNPLPQSTPYLYTGITYFRADHVWLKNGRANNLVNEGSNYEFAIPMVMGYKEAVTEHIIGAFEIGARYTLTDNLDGSWPEEYLGRREPSAEFGNRNTKDWYVFTGITFTFTFGRKPCYCF
- the bamA gene encoding outer membrane protein assembly factor BamA; translated protein: MTKKIFTLFAFFFIFSIAAKAQDLPLGDSKKYTIGDIKVTGTTTYNEQTVIAYTGLKEGEEIYIPGEKLRDVINKLWKLDLFSDINFYITNVEGNVADLELEIQEVPVLNKVSFAGIKKKSEKEELIDENDLKPGVKVTENLITTSKNYIENKYKKEGYFNAKVDIRTSEVADTANANRVNMVVDVNQGDRVKISDIEFTGNEELSDAKLKRNMKNTKQKNLFRFWKRSKFVRNDYQEDKESIIDKYKEEGFRDARITSDTLIKKDEENIALRLEIEEGNQYYIGNIDFLGNNEYSDSQLSRFLGVKKGDIYNGVLLDERVQGREPNKTSIANEYQNNGYLFSNIDLVETNVYNDTIDFEIRIVEGKEAYFDEIRVTGNDKTKDHVIYRELRTKPGQKYSQEAVVATVRELGALGFFDAEQLNPEFVDPDPREGTLSLEYQVVEAGASQIELQGGYGGGGFIGTLGLSFNNFSIQGLFDKDAYRPIPMGDGQTLSLRAQASTFYQTYSLSFREPWLGGKRPVSLSTSFSYTRQFLYDYVEREADKSRSFDILGVSVGLAKRLTAPDQYVTISNVVGFQRYDLNNYNTGLFTFGNGHSNNLYYQLGITRDNTRVNPIFPTGGSKFAFTAKLTPPYSLWNGVDYANLENLDEYQLRDEDGNLIDQQGNRVTPENSVPDQEKVDQKKYNWLEFYKIKFAGTWYTNLFSFGPSSNLVLRTHAEYGFLGAYNNERGVPPFERFYLGGDGLGAYSLDGRETIQLRGYPNQSVVPIDRPADQRDDGAVIYNKYSLELRFPITLKPAASIYALSFLEAGATYDNFRDYNPFQLNRSAGVGLRIFMPTFGLLGIDFGYGFDPIVGQPGPNGWETHFIIGQQF
- a CDS encoding isoprenyl transferase, with the protein product MNYKDNLNLDKLPEHIAIIMDGNGRWAKQKGFLRASGHKEGTKAVRDIVEGCAEIGVKNLTLYAFSTENWNRPKLEVDTLMKLLVSSLKKEMKTLKDNEIRLNSIGNISSLPTKAKKELLDVIEKTSGNKRMTLTLALSYGSREEITNCITQIAAKVKSDELTLDAVDESVINEHLYTRNLPDVDLLIRTSGEQRISNFLLWQIAYAELYFTKILWPDYRREDLFEAIYNYQNRERRFGKTSEQLS
- a CDS encoding pyridoxine 5'-phosphate synthase; amino-acid sequence: MTKLSVNINKIATLRNARGGDMPNVVEAARKIESFGAEGITVHPRPDERHIRYADVKDLKPVLTTEFNIEGKPIQQFLDLVLETRPAQVTLVPDAEDAITSNAGWDTIKHKDYLKEVIAKFKSHGIRTSIFVDPVKKFIEGAAETGTDRIELYTEAFAVNYAKGNQDAAKPYAECAELAHKLGLGVNAGHDLSLENLKFFKDNVPHLAEVSIGHALISEALYLGLEKTIYEYLKLLK
- a CDS encoding alpha/beta fold hydrolase — translated: MELHSTILGEGKPFLILHGFLGMSDNWKTLGKQFAKDGFQVHLIDQRNHGKSPHSDDFSYELMAKDIKEYCDTKNLKSIILLGHSMGGKTAMLAACKNEDLVEKLIVVDIAPKYYAPHHQQILKGLTALDEAKLTSRGDAEDFLKEYIPETGVRLFLLKNLYWKTKKQLSLKLNLDVLKENIENIGEALPVDKSYQGPALFVKGENSDYIKPEDETDIKRQFPFAEIQEIKNAGHWVHAENMEDFYEAVVRFV
- a CDS encoding NAD kinase codes for the protein MKIGIYGQFYHANAAQYIGQLLELLDKKNIEVLIEEDFLKLIHSNNSIEKDYDHFSAFEELDNSYDLFFCIGGDGTILKSINYIRNLDIPIVGINTGRLGFLATIQKEQIESTLDEILEKKFSLSPRSVLTIETNPKNFDPVFSHIALNEIAVSRKNTTSMITVDTWLDDQYLTSYWADGLIVSTPTGSTGYSLSCGGPVITPDADSLVITPIAPHNLNARPLVIKDHTRIKLKVSGRENTHLVSMDSRIATLENDTEIIITKAPYTINFVELREDSFLNTLRKKLLWGEDKRN